AGGATTTAGGGCCATGACCAGCGCGATGAAAGACTCCGGCGACATTGCAGCGCGGGCGGACGCAGCCGCAGCGCGCCTTTCGGAGGCCCGTGCGTCCATCGCACGCTCTATTATCGGGCTTGATGAAGTGGTCGAACGCACGCTCGCGGTGATCCTGGCCGGCGGTCACGGATTGCTGGTCGGCGCACCCGGTCTGGCCAAGACGCGGCTGGTCCACGCTGTGGCCGTGGTGACCGGGCTGGAGGACAAGCGGGTGCAGTTCACGCCGGATCTGATGCCGGCGGATATTCTGGGCTCTGAAGTGCTTGAAGAGGCGCCTGGCGGCAAGCGCGCTTTCCGCTTCATCCCCGGTCCCATCTTCTGCCGCCTCCTCATGGCCGACGAAATCAACCGGGCGAGCCCGCGCACCCAGGCCGCGCTGCTGCAGGCCATGCAGGAAGGGTTCGTCACCATCGCCGGCCAGCGCCACGACCTGCCCAAACCCTTCCACGTGCTGGCCACCCAGAACCCGATCGAGCAGGAGGGCACCTATCCGCTGCCCGAAGCCCAGCTCGACCGGTTCCTGATGCAGATCGACGTGCCGTACCCGTCACGCGAAGAAGAGCGGGCGATCCTGCTGGCCACGACCGGAACGGATGAGGGCGAGGCGGTCGCCGTCCTGTCGCCGGACGAGATCGCCGGGCTGCAGCAATTGGTGCGCGCCATGCCGGTGGGCGATGCGGTGCTGAACGCCATCCTGGCGCTGCTGGAGCGCGCGCGGCCAGACCGATC
The window above is part of the Hyphomonadaceae bacterium ML37 genome. Proteins encoded here:
- a CDS encoding MoxR family ATPase → MTSAMKDSGDIAARADAAAARLSEARASIARSIIGLDEVVERTLAVILAGGHGLLVGAPGLAKTRLVHAVAVVTGLEDKRVQFTPDLMPADILGSEVLEEAPGGKRAFRFIPGPIFCRLLMADEINRASPRTQAALLQAMQEGFVTIAGQRHDLPKPFHVLATQNPIEQEGTYPLPEAQLDRFLMQIDVPYPSREEERAILLATTGTDEGEAVAVLSPDEIAGLQQLVRAMPVGDAVLNAILALLERARPDRSEDAEVREGVAWGPGPRAGQSLMLAVRARALLQGRLAPSTEDVIALAEPVLKHRMALTFAARADGLAVEALIRRLAAEAA